A region of the Amycolatopsis sp. cg13 genome:
AGACCGGAGGCGCGCTCGGAACCGCGGTGCTCGGCACGCTGCTCACCGCGGGTTCGACGATGTCGATGAGCGTCCCGATGACCGTCGTCGCCCTCGGTTATGCGGCGGCGGTCGGCTGCACCCTGCTGGCGACCCGGCGACGGGAACTGGTCGCCGCCCGCTAGCCCGGCAGAAACCGCGCCCGCAGATCCGGCCGCAGGAACGCCGCGGGGGACGCGACCGACAACCCGCCATCCACCGGCAACACCACTCCCGTCACAAACAACGCCAGGAACTCGACCACGTCCGCCACCTCGCGAGGAGTCCCGGTGCGGCCCAGCGGATAGCCCTCGGTCACCCCGGGCAGGCGGTCGCGCCGATCATCCCCGGGGCGACCGCATTCACCCGGACACCACGCGGACCATACTCAAGCGCCAGCTGCCGCGCCAAACCGTTCACTGACGATGTCGATGAGCGTCCCGATGACCGTCGTCGCGCTCGGCTACGCGGCGGCCGTCGGCTGCACCCTGCTGGCGACCCGGCGACGGGAACTGGTCGCCGCCCGCTAATCCGGCAGAAACCGCGCCCGCAGATCCGGCCGCAGGAACGCCGCGGGGGACGCGACCGACAACCCGCCATCCACCGGCAACACCACTCCCGTCACAAACGACGCCCGGCCGGACGCCAGGAACTCGACCACGTCCGCCACCTCACGAGGAGTCCCGGTGCGGCCCAACGGATAACCCTCGGCCACTCCCGGCAGGCCAGTCGCGCCGATCATCCCCGGCGCGACCGCATTCACCCGGATACCGCGCGGGCCGTACTCAAGCGCCAACTGCCGCACCAAACCGTCCACTCCGGACTTCGCTGCCGCATAACCCGGCAGTCCGGGCGCGGCCAGGAATCCGTTCACCGAAGTCACCGCGACGATCGACCCGCCCGGCGGCATTACCCGCAGCGCCGCGCGGGCCGGGTAGAACGCCGCGTCCAGAGTGTTGGAGATCGCGGAATGCCACTGGGCGTCAGTGGTGTCGGCGGCCGCTGCGACTGGCTGCGCGGCGGCGGCCAAGACCAGGACATCCACGGTCCCGGCGTGCTGGACAATCGCGTCCGAACCGTCCGAAGTGGACGCATCGGCGACCACGAAATCCGCGTACGCCGGATGGTTCGCCGCCGCCAAGCCCGCGCCGATCACGCGGTCCCCGGCGAACGCTTCGGCGATGGCGATCCCGATCTCCGACCCGCCGCCGATGACGACGACCGACCGGCTCACCACGCCAGCTCGTCGAGGATCTCGTTCAACGCCTTCCCGGTCACGGCATCCAACGGCCGGGCGGGCAGCCGCACGGTCGCCGAAGCGATGATCCCCCGCCGCACCAGGATTTCCTTGTGCACGGCCCACGCTTGCCCCGGCCGCACGCCCAGGTGGATCAGCGGGAGCAGCCGCGCGAACCCGGCGCGTGCGTCGGATCGGCGTCCGGCAGCGAGATCGTCCAGGACCACTCGCAACACGTCGGTGAACTCGCAAGCGGGCATGGTCCCGACGGCACCGTTGTCGTACTCCTCGATCAGCGCCTGCGCGTTCTGCCCGCCCAGCACGGCGATCCCGAAATCGCGCACCGCGGCGACCTTGACCGGCGTCGGCGGCGACTCGACCTTGATCGACGTGATGCCCTCGACCCCGGCCAGCGCGGCCACCGCCGCCGGATCGATCGACACTCCGGTGACGCCGGGAGCGTCCTGGATCATCACCGGCAGGTCGGCCCGCGCGGCGACCTCGGAGAAGAACTCCACGACCTGACCCGGGCCGGGCTTCACCAGGAACGGCGGCAGGACCATGATCTGGTCGGCCCCGCCGTCCGCGGCGAGTTGCGCCTGTTCCAGCGCCGGAGCGATCCCAGTCCCGTTCACTCCCGCGACGACCGGCACCCCCGGACCGGTCACCGCGCGTACCTCGCGCAGAATCAATTCGCGCTCCGAAGTGGACAGAGCGAAACCCTCGCTGGCCATGCCGAAGACGGCGACCCCGTCAGCGCCCGCGGACAGCTCGAATTCGACCAGCGAACGCAGCGACGGCACATCGAGCGATCCGTCCGGAGCGAACGGGGTGGCCAGGATGGGAATGAGCCCGATCGGCGGGTTCGACACAGCTTCAGTTCTCCTTCGCAAGCGTAGCAACCAAATCAGCATCGACGTCGATGCCCAGCCCCGGCCCGTCCGGCACCGCGAAGCCGGTCGGGCCCGCGGTCAACGGGGTGCGCAGGATGCTTTGCGCCACCGGAATCGTGTCGGGCTGGTACTCGAAGTACGGGGTATCCGCACTCGCCGCGGACACGTGGATCCCGGCCGCCAGCGAGACACCGAGGCCGACAGAATGGTGACAGACAACAGGAACGTGATAAGCCGAAGCAAGTTCCACAATGGACATTGCCTCGGTGATGCCAGTGCGCGCGACGTCCGGTTGAGCCAGCCGCAGCGCGCGGCGGCCTAGCCAGTCGGCGAATTCGTAGCGGTTGCGCATCGCCTCGCCGACCGCGACCGGCGTCGTGATGCGCGAGGCCAGTTCGCGGTGCCCGTCGACGTCCTCGGGCACCAGCGGCGCTTCGAAGAACAACGCACCTCGACGGTCCAGTTCGCGACCCAGCTCGACGGCCTCGCCGATCCGGTACGCCCAGTGCGCGTCGAGCGCGATCTTCATCTCCGGCGCGGACGCGGCGACCGCGTCGAAGGTCGCCAAGTCAGCTTCGATTCCCTTGCCAGCAGCCAACTTTACCCGAGTGGCACCCTGGCTGGCCCAGTCCGCGGCGAGGGCGGCGCGCTCCTCGTCGGTGGAGCGGGCGAGGCCGGAGATATACACCTCGACGTGGTCCCGGTGGGCGCCTCCGAGCAACTGCGCGACCGACTGCCCGGTCAGCTTGCCGTAGAGATCCCACAGCGCGATGTCGACGGCGGCGAGGGCATCGGCCTGATGTCCGACGAGGTGGCCGCGTTCCCGCATCAGGTCGCGCAGTCCGTGCCAGAGCGGGCGCGGTCCGGTCAGCTCACGGCCGCGCAGCCAACCAGCCAGGAGCCGGTCGACGACCGTCGCGACAACCTCCGGGCCGACGGGAGCGAGCGCCTCGCCCCATCCGGTCGTGCCGTCGTCCGCGGTGATCTTCACCAGCATCGTCTCGAACCGGCCGGAGTAGAGGCTGCGCCACGGCTCGCGCACCACGTAACCCTGGTCCGCGCCCAGTTCGCTGCCGTCCTCCAGCGCACCGAGATACGCCCGTCGACCAGCGGGTTTGAGCACGTAGGTCGTGACGTCGGCAATGCGCATGCAGCCCTCCAACACCAGGATTCAGGAAGTCGGCTCCAACTTTTGCATGCCACTTGCGAAATATGCAACTGCTACCCATACTCAGGACCATGGTTTCCGAGACCGGTGGCAATCAAAGCGTCGAGCGAGCCTCGGCGGTGCTTCGCGCCTTCACCCCCGGCCGCCCCGCACTGCGCGTGTCCGATGTGGCCGCGGAGGTCGGGCTGGGCGTGTCCACCACCTCGCGACTGCTCGCGACGCTCGAAGCGGCCGAGCTGGTGCAGCGCGATCCGGTGAGCCAGCTGTACGAGCTGGGCCCGGCAGTGCTGACCATGGCGGGCATCGCGCTCAACAACAATCCGATCTACCGGCAGGCCCGCCCGGTCGCCCAGCGGCTGGCCTGGGAACTCGGGCTGGGCGCGAACGTCGCGGTGCGGCGCGGCTCGTCGCTGTTCTACCTGCTGAACGTCGAAGGCCAGCTGGCCCAGAAGTCGTTTTCTCTGATGGGGCAGCTCAATCCGTTGCACGCCACCGGCATGGGCAAAAGCCTGCTGCTCGACACCACCGCCGAGCAGCGAGCCGAACTGCTCGGCGCCGAACCGCTGCCCGGGTTCACTTCGCACACCCACACCACCCTCGACGCCCTCGGTGCCGACCTGACCGCGTCCGCCGGGCGCGGCTACACGACCGAGATCGAGGAACTAGCGCTGGGCCGGGCCTGCATCGCCGCCCCGGTGCGCGACCACACCGGCGAGATCGCCGCCGCGATTTCGCTGTCCGGCGCGCTTTCCGCCATCGCACTGGACGAACGCGAGGCCGAACTCGGCGCGCTCGTCGTCGAAGCGGCCGACACGGTCAGCATCGGGCTCGGCTACCTCGGCCCGGCCCACACTCCCTCCCCCGTCCGTCCGTGAAGGGCTCCTTGAGGGAATCTGATTCCCTCAAGGAGCCCTTCACGGACGGTCCCCGCCGACAGACAACGAGGTCCGTCATGTCCGAACAGACTCTGGGAACTTCGGCTCCGGCAACGGTTTCGCCGCGCAAGGTCGTGTTCGCCGCCGGTGCCGGCCACTTCGTGGAGTGGTTCGACGTCGGCCTCTACGGCACGCTGTCGGCCTTCATCGCCGACAACTTCTTCGCCGACGGCGACGCCACCGCGGCATTGCTGTCGACGTTCGCGGTGTTCGCCGCCGGGTTCGTGATCCGGCCGCTGGGCGGGCTGTTCTTCGGCCCGCTCGCCGACCGCATCGGCAGGCAGCGGGTGCTCGCGATCGTCGTGCTCGCCACCTCGCTGTCGACGTTCGCCATCGGCGTGCTGCCGACGCACCAGGCGGTCGGCACGCTAGCGCCGCTGCTGCTCGTGCTCGCCCGGCTGGTGCAAGGCTTCGCCGCGGGCGGCGAGACGTCCAGCGCGGTCACCGTCCTCTACGAATTCGCGCCGCCGAACCGTCGCGGCTACTACACGAGTTTCTCCAACACTTTTGGTTTCGCCGCCTTCGTCGTCGGCTCCGGGCTCGCGCTGCTGCTCACCGCGACGCTCGGCGACGCGACGATGTCCGCGTGGGGCTGGCGGTTGCCGTTCCTGCTGGCCCTTCCGCTCGGCCTGGCCGGGCTGTACCTGCGGACGCGGCTCACCGACACCCCGGAGTTCCACGATCTCGAACGCACCGGCCAGGTCGCCGAAAGCCCGCTGCGCGACTCCTTCCGCACCGGCGGCCGAGCGATGCTGGTGCTCGCCGGACTGGTCGTGGTCAAGGGCGTCGCACATTGGACGCTGCAGACGTTCATGCCCAGCTATCTGCAGAAAACGCTGCATTTCTCGAAAATCGAATCATTCGTCGCGGCCACCGTGTGTCTCGCCGTCGTGGCCGCGGCGGTCCCGGTCGCCGGTGCGCTGTCCGACCGGATCGGACGCAAGCCGCTGCTCATCGCGAGCACTGCCGGGTTCGTCGTGCTCACCTGGCCCGCGCTGGTGCTGATGTCGCTGGGAAATCCGGTGCTCGCCGTTGTCGGAATGGTGGTGCTGGGGCTGCTGATCGCCGCTTACGACGGTGCCGCGAGTGCGGCGATGGCCGAACTGTTCCCGCCGCGCATCCGTTCCGGCGCTATCGCGATTCCGTACAACATCGCGGTTTCGCTCTTCGGCGGCACCGCGCCGTACATCGCGACCTGGCTCGTCGCCGCGACCGGATACAAGCTCTCCCCGGCCTTCTACATCATGCTGGCCGCCGTGATCACGCTCGTGACGGTGCTGCGCGGGATCCGCGAAACCGCCGGACCCCGCGCCCGCTGAGTCTCAGGGCACGAGCAGGGTCGCCCGGTGCACCAG
Encoded here:
- a CDS encoding SDR family oxidoreductase: MNGLARQLALEYGPRGVRVNAVAPGMIGATACPG
- a CDS encoding SDR family NAD(P)-dependent oxidoreductase, with amino-acid sequence MSRSVVVIGGGSEIGIAIAEAFAGDRVIGAGLAAANHPAYADFVVADASTSDGSDAIVQHAGTVDVLVLAAAAQPVAAAADTTDAQWHSAISNTLDAAFYPARAALRVMPPGGSIVAVTSVNGFLAAPGLPGYAAAKSGVDGLVRQLALEYGPRGIRVNAVAPGMIGATGLPGVAEGYPLGRTGTPREVADVVEFLASGRASFVTGVVLPVDGGLSVASPAAFLRPDLRARFLPD
- a CDS encoding dihydrodipicolinate synthase family protein; this encodes MSNPPIGLIPILATPFAPDGSLDVPSLRSLVEFELSAGADGVAVFGMASEGFALSTSERELILREVRAVTGPGVPVVAGVNGTGIAPALEQAQLAADGGADQIMVLPPFLVKPGPGQVVEFFSEVAARADLPVMIQDAPGVTGVSIDPAAVAALAGVEGITSIKVESPPTPVKVAAVRDFGIAVLGGQNAQALIEEYDNGAVGTMPACEFTDVLRVVLDDLAAGRRSDARAGFARLLPLIHLGVRPGQAWAVHKEILVRRGIIASATVRLPARPLDAVTGKALNEILDELAW
- a CDS encoding mandelate racemase/muconate lactonizing enzyme family protein — protein: MRIADVTTYVLKPAGRRAYLGALEDGSELGADQGYVVREPWRSLYSGRFETMLVKITADDGTTGWGEALAPVGPEVVATVVDRLLAGWLRGRELTGPRPLWHGLRDLMRERGHLVGHQADALAAVDIALWDLYGKLTGQSVAQLLGGAHRDHVEVYISGLARSTDEERAALAADWASQGATRVKLAAGKGIEADLATFDAVAASAPEMKIALDAHWAYRIGEAVELGRELDRRGALFFEAPLVPEDVDGHRELASRITTPVAVGEAMRNRYEFADWLGRRALRLAQPDVARTGITEAMSIVELASAYHVPVVCHHSVGLGVSLAAGIHVSAASADTPYFEYQPDTIPVAQSILRTPLTAGPTGFAVPDGPGLGIDVDADLVATLAKEN
- a CDS encoding IclR family transcriptional regulator; the encoded protein is MVSETGGNQSVERASAVLRAFTPGRPALRVSDVAAEVGLGVSTTSRLLATLEAAELVQRDPVSQLYELGPAVLTMAGIALNNNPIYRQARPVAQRLAWELGLGANVAVRRGSSLFYLLNVEGQLAQKSFSLMGQLNPLHATGMGKSLLLDTTAEQRAELLGAEPLPGFTSHTHTTLDALGADLTASAGRGYTTEIEELALGRACIAAPVRDHTGEIAAAISLSGALSAIALDEREAELGALVVEAADTVSIGLGYLGPAHTPSPVRP
- a CDS encoding MFS transporter, with translation MSEQTLGTSAPATVSPRKVVFAAGAGHFVEWFDVGLYGTLSAFIADNFFADGDATAALLSTFAVFAAGFVIRPLGGLFFGPLADRIGRQRVLAIVVLATSLSTFAIGVLPTHQAVGTLAPLLLVLARLVQGFAAGGETSSAVTVLYEFAPPNRRGYYTSFSNTFGFAAFVVGSGLALLLTATLGDATMSAWGWRLPFLLALPLGLAGLYLRTRLTDTPEFHDLERTGQVAESPLRDSFRTGGRAMLVLAGLVVVKGVAHWTLQTFMPSYLQKTLHFSKIESFVAATVCLAVVAAAVPVAGALSDRIGRKPLLIASTAGFVVLTWPALVLMSLGNPVLAVVGMVVLGLLIAAYDGAASAAMAELFPPRIRSGAIAIPYNIAVSLFGGTAPYIATWLVAATGYKLSPAFYIMLAAVITLVTVLRGIRETAGPRAR